From one Bacteroides intestinalis DSM 17393 genomic stretch:
- a CDS encoding thiamine pyrophosphate-dependent enzyme has product MSKQLLLGDEAIAQAALDAGLSGVYAYPGTPSTEITEYIQMAPITTEQNIHSRWASNEKTAMEAALGMSFVGKRALVCMKHVGMNVAADCFINSAVTGVKGGLIVVAADDPSMHSSQNEQDSRFYGDFSLIPMYEPSNQQEAYDMVYNGFAFSEKIGEPVLMRMVTRLAHSRSGVEQKPQQPQNQMSFSEDPRQFILLPGNARKRYKVLLERQAEFIEASENSSYNKYTDGPNKKLGIIACGIGYNYLMENYPDGCEYPVLKIGQYPLPKKQLLQLVETCDEILVLEDGQPFVEKQLKGYLGIGVKVKGRLDGTLSQDGELNPDKVARAVGKENKSEFGIPSLVEMRPPALCEGCGHRDMYTTLTQVLKEEYPTHKVFSDIGCYTLGANAPFNAINSCVDMGASITMAKGASDGGLHPAVAVIGDSTFTHSGMTGLLDCVNENANVTIVISDNETTAMTGGQDSAGTGRIEAICAGIGVAPEHIRVVVPLKKNYEEMKQIIREEIEYRGVSVIIPRRECIQTLARKKRNK; this is encoded by the coding sequence ATGAGCAAGCAACTCTTACTTGGCGATGAAGCCATTGCACAAGCTGCATTAGATGCCGGACTCTCAGGTGTTTACGCCTACCCCGGTACTCCTTCCACAGAAATTACAGAATACATTCAAATGGCGCCTATTACGACTGAACAGAATATCCATAGCCGTTGGGCCTCCAATGAGAAGACAGCCATGGAAGCTGCACTAGGTATGTCATTTGTCGGTAAACGAGCATTAGTCTGCATGAAACATGTAGGCATGAACGTAGCTGCCGACTGTTTTATCAATTCAGCTGTTACAGGTGTAAAAGGTGGATTAATTGTAGTAGCTGCGGATGACCCCAGCATGCACTCCTCACAGAACGAACAAGATAGCCGTTTTTATGGTGATTTCTCATTGATCCCCATGTACGAACCAAGCAATCAGCAGGAAGCATATGATATGGTTTACAATGGATTCGCATTTTCTGAAAAGATTGGCGAACCGGTATTGATGCGTATGGTCACCCGCCTGGCACACTCCCGTTCCGGTGTAGAACAAAAACCGCAACAACCCCAAAACCAAATGTCATTCAGTGAAGACCCTCGCCAGTTCATCTTGTTGCCAGGTAACGCCCGCAAGCGCTATAAGGTTTTATTAGAACGTCAAGCCGAATTTATTGAAGCATCTGAAAACTCTTCTTATAATAAGTATACCGATGGTCCTAATAAGAAGTTAGGTATCATAGCGTGTGGAATCGGCTACAATTATCTGATGGAAAACTATCCTGATGGTTGCGAATACCCCGTATTGAAAATTGGCCAATACCCATTACCTAAGAAACAGCTCCTACAATTGGTAGAAACCTGTGATGAGATTCTGGTATTGGAAGACGGACAACCTTTCGTAGAAAAACAACTTAAAGGTTATCTTGGTATCGGCGTAAAAGTAAAAGGACGCTTAGATGGCACATTATCACAAGACGGTGAATTAAATCCGGATAAGGTGGCACGTGCTGTGGGAAAAGAAAACAAGTCAGAGTTTGGTATTCCTTCGCTCGTAGAAATGCGTCCACCCGCACTATGTGAAGGTTGTGGCCATCGTGATATGTACACTACACTCACCCAGGTTCTGAAAGAAGAATATCCGACACATAAAGTATTCAGCGATATCGGCTGTTATACTTTAGGAGCCAATGCACCATTTAATGCTATCAATTCATGTGTAGATATGGGTGCATCTATTACCATGGCTAAAGGAGCCTCGGATGGCGGACTTCATCCGGCAGTAGCAGTGATTGGCGACTCCACCTTCACACATTCCGGCATGACAGGACTTTTGGATTGCGTCAATGAGAATGCAAATGTTACCATTGTCATTTCAGACAATGAAACGACTGCAATGACAGGCGGCCAGGATTCGGCCGGAACAGGACGTATTGAGGCTATCTGTGCCGGCATTGGCGTAGCCCCCGAACATATCCGTGTAGTAGTTCCCTTGAAAAAGAATTATGAAGAGATGAAGCAGATTATCCGTGAAGAAATCGAATATCGCGGTGTATCCGTTATCATTCCACGCAGAGAATGTATTCAAACCTTAGCACGTAAAAAACGAAACAAGTAA
- a CDS encoding indolepyruvate oxidoreductase subunit beta → MKKDIILSGVGGQGILSIATVIGKAALKDGLYMKQAEVHGMSQRGGDVQSNLRISDQPIASDLIPSGKCDLIISLEPMEGLRYLPFLSPEGWLVTNETPFINIPNYPAEADVRAELDKLPHKIILNVDKVAKEIGSIRVANIVLLGATTPFLGIDYEKIQTSICEIFERKGEAIVEMNLKALAAGKEIAEKLM, encoded by the coding sequence ATGAAAAAAGATATTATACTTTCCGGCGTAGGCGGACAAGGTATCCTCTCTATCGCCACTGTAATCGGTAAAGCCGCCCTTAAAGACGGACTATATATGAAACAGGCGGAAGTACATGGCATGAGCCAACGTGGCGGCGATGTACAATCCAATTTGCGCATAAGCGATCAGCCTATCGCTTCCGATCTTATTCCTTCCGGTAAATGCGATCTGATTATTTCACTTGAACCGATGGAAGGATTACGTTATCTTCCTTTCTTAAGTCCTGAGGGCTGGCTGGTGACCAACGAAACACCGTTTATTAATATCCCCAACTATCCGGCAGAAGCTGACGTAAGAGCGGAATTAGATAAACTACCTCACAAGATCATTCTTAATGTAGACAAAGTAGCCAAAGAAATAGGTTCCATCCGTGTAGCAAATATTGTTTTACTGGGAGCCACCACCCCATTCCTCGGCATCGATTATGAGAAAATACAGACCAGTATCTGCGAAATCTTCGAACGTAAAGGTGAAGCTATAGTGGAAATGAATCTTAAAGCACTCGCAGCCGGAAAGGAAATTGCTGAGAAATTAATGTAA